GCTGTTTTGCCAGATCGCGGATCAGCGGGTCGCTGGGGGCCACTCGCAAATTCTGCAGCGGCAGCACATGCGCGGCCGGGTCGCTGCGCAGCCGGTAACGCCAGATCCCGCGATCATCGATCAGCGCCAACACCTCGGTTCCCGGCACAAACCCCTCGACCGTGCGCTGGGTCACGTCAAGCACCGGCCGAACCTCGATCGTAGCGCCTAGCTCGCGGCTCGTGTGGTAGAGCTGCACCAGGTGCTCGGTCATCTGGTTGAATGCCTGGGCTAGCCGGCCCACCTCGTCGCCCGACTGCACCGTCGTACGCTGCTCGAAATCGCCACTCGTCACTGCATCGGCGGTAGCCACCAGCGACGAGAGCGGGCGCGTGATCGTGCGGGCAATGTAGTAGCCGAGCACGATCGAGCCGAGCGCCAGCGCCAGCGCGATCAGGCTGATCGCAGTGCGGTTGATTCGGATCGAATTGACCTGGAAGTCGGTCGGCAGGCCAACCGAAAAATACCCGGCTAGCCGATTCTGAACAAACAGCGGGCTGTAGGCGATCTCATAATCGCGCTGCAGGATGGTGTTCGGGAAAATCTTGGGCGCGTTGGGCTTATCTTCGGCATTAATCACCGATTGAGCCTGGTTATTCGTCAGCGCGGCGATGATTTCGGGGCGCAGGTTCAAGCCAGGCAAATCGGCGCGCGACACAAATGTGGTGCCGATCGCCTCTCCCTGCAGGTTATAGAAGGTGGTGATCGGCACTTGCGTGTTACGCTGTAGCGCGGTCAGCAGCCGGTCGATCTTGATCGCGATCATGAGGCCGCCCACCACGTCGGTGCCCTGCTTCACCGGAACAACCGTATAGAAGTGTGGCTGTGGATCGTTACCGAACTGGATCAGGCCCGAGAACTTGTCGTCGCCATCAACCAGCGTATTGCTGATGATCCGCTTGACATCGCGGATGGGCGTCAGATCGGTACTCGCATTGGCATACGGCTGCGCGGTCGGCTCATCTTTCACGCGCTGCCAATCGAGCAGCGACTCGCCGCGGCGATCGAAGGCTATCAGCCGGTCGAAATCGAGCGTCGGGTTGCTGATGCCGCTGACATAGAATACGCGCAAGGTGCGCGACACCACATCGGTATCGCCACTCGCCAGCGCAGCCGCTACTGCAGGCGTGCCGTTCTCGAGGCTGCCACCAGCAAAGGAGGCCTGGCGCAAAAAGTTGATGTGATTCTGCTCGCGCTCAACCAGCGCCGCGCTAATGATCCGCGCATTATTCGCCAGCTGGTTGGTCAGCACATCTTGCGCATTCGCGGCTACCAGAAAGAGCACAATCGCTGCACCGGCCAGCATTACAAAGATCGTCAGTGCCAAGAATGGCATGATGATCTTGTAGCGGATATGCGACTGAACAAACTGTAACAGCCGGTGCATCAAATAACCTGCCTCAGCCCCAAGAAGGTAGTTTTACACACGCTCGTAGGTTACCAGGAGATTATGAACATTATATACGAACCCAAGAGGCGAATCAAGCCGTCGCGTAGATGACAAAACTGTAAAGTATTTATCGATCAGCGTTCATCGCTATGCCCCAGTGGAAGTGCAAAGGCGAACACGCTACCCACGCCCTCTTCGCTCTCAAGCCAGATCTGCCCATGATGGGCCTCGACTGCCAACTTGCAAAAGGTCAGCCCCAGCCCAGTACCGCGCACTTTGCGCCCGCGCACCTGGCCGAACTTCTCAAAGATACGCTCGTGATATGCGGCGGGAATGCCCATGGCGCGATCCTGAACCCAGAACACGATCCACTCGCCGGTATCGAAGAGCGGGTGCGCAGGCACATCGGCCGGCAGTGCGTGCTCGCTGCCGAATGCATGTGCGCCAACCGTCACGCGGCCTTCGGCCAGCGAGAATTTAATCGCATTATCGATCAGGTTCTGCAGCACGCGCACGATCTTGTCGTCGTCGGCATCGATCAGCGGTAGATCCAGCGCGATGCGCTGCTCAAGCGTCACATTCTTGCTGCGCGCCGACACGCGCAGCCGGTCGATCGCCTGGTCGATGATCGTATACGGCGCAACCGGCTCGATATCGAGGGTCAGGCGGCCTTGCTCCATTTTCGAAATATCGAGCAGGTTGTTCACCAGCTCGAGCATGGCCTGGCTACCCTGGTAGGCGATCCCGAGTAGCTCCGTCTGCGCGTCGGTCACCGGGCCGCCAATGCCGCGCTTGACCATCATGACGCCATTCATGATCGAGGTGAGCGGTGCGCGCAGGTCGTGTACGAGCATACTAGTCCAGTCGTCGCGCAGCTGCTCGAGCTCGCGCTCCTGCGTGATATCGCGCAGCACCGTCAGCTGGCCATAGACCTCGCCGTCGGCATCACGCACCGGCATGCTCAGGTGCCGCACATAGCGGTGGTGCGTGCCGCCAAGCTCAATATCACTCACATGGATCGGCGCATCGCCCTCGCCATTGGCGCCATCGCCACCACGTGTGCGCGAGCTTACCTCGCGCGCGCGGCTATGCAGCGCCCGCAGCAGATCATCGAGCATGCGGCCAGTCAACTGCGACTCGGGTGCGCCGAATAGTTCGGCAGCCATGGGGTTCGCCGTCAGCACGACACCGTCCATATCGGTCATGAGGATGCCGTCGGCAGTTGAATTCAAGATCGCAGCCAGCCGATCGCGGCCGCTGGCGACCTGCTGGAACAGGCGCGCGTTCTCAATCGCCACGCCAATGAACGCAGCCATGCGCATCAGCCGCTCGGCCTCATCGGCGGTAAACTGGCCGTCGCGCTTGTTGAGCAGCTCGATCACGCCGATTACTCGGCCTTTCGCAATCATCGGCACACATAAGATCGACTTGGTTACGAACCCGAGATCTTCGCTGATCTTGCGGTAGAAGCGCGGGTCGCTCTGCGCATCGGGCACAATATCCCAGCGCCGGCTCTTGGCCACCGCGCCGACGACGCCATGGCCCATGGGCACTTTCACGCCTGCCAGCTTGGCCTCGCCGCCCTCGATCGTCATCACGAAATGCAGGTCGCCAGTCGCTTCATCCACCAGCAACAGCGAGCCGGCTTCGACATTGAAATACGCGTTCAGGCGCTGCACTACGAGCCGGTACACCTCGCTGGTATCAAGCGTCGAGGTAATCGTCGAGGCGATCTCATTCAGTGTGCTCAGCTCCTGATTACGGCGCTGGGCCTCGTCGTGAATACGAAAGGCCGAGATCGCCGCAGCAAGCTGGCTAGCCAGCGTGCGCACCAGCGCCACCTCGTCGTTCGCGAACTGGCGCGTCGCGTCGGTGCCGAGCGCCAGCATGCCAATAATCCGATCTTGTGCCACCAGCGGCACGATCAGGGCCGAGTGCAGGCCGTAGGCACGCAGTAGCTCGAGTGAGCGCTGCGTGTGGTTGCTATACTGAGTATCGTGGATCTGGGTCGGCTGGCGGCGGCGGATTGCGCGCTGAAGAATGGCCATATCAGCCGGCTGAAGCGCTGGCGCTGGCTCGGCGCGTAGTGGGTACTCACAGACCACCTGGCCGTCGCTCCCTTCGTCGTTGAGCAGTGCCACGCCGCCGCGCGGCACCTCGAACAAGATGGTCAGCTCGCGCAGCGCCAGCATGAGCAGGTCATCGAGCGTGGCAGCAGTCTCGATCGCCTCGGTGATGCGCGTCAGTGCATCAATCCGAATT
The sequence above is drawn from the Candidatus Kouleothrix ribensis genome and encodes:
- a CDS encoding HAMP domain-containing protein, yielding MHRLLQFVQSHIRYKIIMPFLALTIFVMLAGAAIVLFLVAANAQDVLTNQLANNARIISAALVEREQNHINFLRQASFAGGSLENGTPAVAAALASGDTDVVSRTLRVFYVSGISNPTLDFDRLIAFDRRGESLLDWQRVKDEPTAQPYANASTDLTPIRDVKRIISNTLVDGDDKFSGLIQFGNDPQPHFYTVVPVKQGTDVVGGLMIAIKIDRLLTALQRNTQVPITTFYNLQGEAIGTTFVSRADLPGLNLRPEIIAALTNNQAQSVINAEDKPNAPKIFPNTILQRDYEIAYSPLFVQNRLAGYFSVGLPTDFQVNSIRINRTAISLIALALALGSIVLGYYIARTITRPLSSLVATADAVTSGDFEQRTTVQSGDEVGRLAQAFNQMTEHLVQLYHTSRELGATIEVRPVLDVTQRTVEGFVPGTEVLALIDDRGIWRYRLRSDPAAHVLPLQNLRVAPSDPLIRDLAKQQIPQLVDADSEPRLESLGLSSVAGFQSLMMRPLVVQSQAAGVLIFGHAEPHAFDNGNQPTLAATSNMAASVLYNAILFDRVHDEASEREAILKSIADGVVVCDQQRNIMLVNRTAEQLLNLHDWHIIRRNWNDIPLVRVPAAKDMFGNDIANLDHYEIGNRVMSVSSAPVIGENEAMLGEVIVLHDMTAESAVDRAKTRFIERVSHELRTPLTPICGNTELLLRGYLGKLSSEQRDTLEVIRMRAEQMRDLVNNFVMIASIEANTLITEPEPQDVWVAIEGALAPMRTAFLKKGIDIKLDLPDALPLVRADRQQLQVVLTQLLDNARRYTQEGSVTVRAQRLDPYVQIDIIDTGPGISGEEFAQLFTRFHRVEGNNSPERGGGLGLAIARQLVERQGGRVWAESTPGQGSTFSIALLVANEHADAVSQPGDHERSA
- a CDS encoding GAF domain-containing protein — its product is MALNESSTAEIRIDALTRITEAIETAATLDDLLMLALRELTILFEVPRGGVALLNDEGSDGQVVCEYPLRAEPAPALQPADMAILQRAIRRRQPTQIHDTQYSNHTQRSLELLRAYGLHSALIVPLVAQDRIIGMLALGTDATRQFANDEVALVRTLASQLAAAISAFRIHDEAQRRNQELSTLNEIASTITSTLDTSEVYRLVVQRLNAYFNVEAGSLLLVDEATGDLHFVMTIEGGEAKLAGVKVPMGHGVVGAVAKSRRWDIVPDAQSDPRFYRKISEDLGFVTKSILCVPMIAKGRVIGVIELLNKRDGQFTADEAERLMRMAAFIGVAIENARLFQQVASGRDRLAAILNSTADGILMTDMDGVVLTANPMAAELFGAPESQLTGRMLDDLLRALHSRAREVSSRTRGGDGANGEGDAPIHVSDIELGGTHHRYVRHLSMPVRDADGEVYGQLTVLRDITQERELEQLRDDWTSMLVHDLRAPLTSIMNGVMMVKRGIGGPVTDAQTELLGIAYQGSQAMLELVNNLLDISKMEQGRLTLDIEPVAPYTIIDQAIDRLRVSARSKNVTLEQRIALDLPLIDADDDKIVRVLQNLIDNAIKFSLAEGRVTVGAHAFGSEHALPADVPAHPLFDTGEWIVFWVQDRAMGIPAAYHERIFEKFGQVRGRKVRGTGLGLTFCKLAVEAHHGQIWLESEEGVGSVFAFALPLGHSDER